Within the Echinicola sp. 20G genome, the region AGATGAACAGATTTAAAGGAAGGTTTGGGCTGTTATTTAATACTTGGATTGGTATTATTCTCTTACTTTTTCAAATGCCATTGCAAGCCCAGCACATCAAGGTGATGAGTTATAACATTCATCATGGGGCAGACAGAAATGAGGTTTTGACCTATAGGGAAATAGGTAGGTTTATTAAGTCAAGTGGGGTGGATATCGTCGGTTTACAGGAGGTGGACAGCATTTGTAATCGCTCCGGAAACAGTGACCAGATGAAAGTGCTTGCTGAAATTACAGGGAAAAAGTCAGTTTTTGGGAGGCATTTCGCTTTCGATGGTGGCGCCTATGGCTTGGGCATATTATCCAAATATCCACTTGAAGATATTAGAAATGATAGGATTACCAGTATCAGAGCTAATGGAGAAAAAGCCTCTTTGGCTTTGCTTTCTGCAAAAGTCCTACTTCCAGGCGGTAAGGCCGTTCGGTTTGCAACTGTGCATTTTGCACTTGATCAAGCTACGCGACTGGTTCAGGCCAAAGAAGTAATTGAATACTTGGGAGAGGATATTCCTGTTATACTGACAGGAGATTTAAATGCAGAACCAGAAACAAAGGAGATTGGTCTACTGAATCAGTATTTTGAACTTTCACAAGGGAATGATGCATATACCTTTCCAGAGAAAGACCCCGTGAAGAAGATAGACTATATATTGGTAAGTAAGGGTAAGGTTTCCAAAACAATGAAGAGTGTAGTGGTTACTGGAAATACTCTGTCCGATCACCTGCCAATTATTTCGGAGATTATCCTTGATTAATTGTTTGGGAGAAGAACTGTATTGAGGGTATCCATATTTGCAAAAGGAATGAAAAAACCATAATACTACATTACTGGTGAAAATTTTTTGGATTGGTTTTTCAATTTGGCCATATATCAAATTGAAAATATCATGAATGATTTATAGACTACTTATGGTTTTGGAAGAGTCCTTGAAGATCAAGTAGGAGTTTAATTGTTTAGTTGATTTTTTAGCAACAGCAGCAGCAAAAAGCCGTTGCTGTTTCTGTTTCTAATAAGGAACTGTTTGACCAGGTATTTATACTTGATTTTTTCTATGCGAAGGAATGCGCTGTTAATATATACTGTTAGTCCTCAATTTTGTAAATACCAATATGAGTAAATAAAATTCAATAATAAAATTAACTTTTTCGATGATGAAAGTGGAATTGTTAATATTGTTCTCAGGCCAGGTCTTCAGCATGGGGCAGGACATCCAAAAAGGCCTAAGACTTGGTTATAGTGGTTTTGATACTGAAGAGGTATCAATGGCTATGCGGTATTTGAATTGTGTGGACTTTGATAGGGAAGATTTAGGGAGCAATAAGGTGAAATTTCAAAAAAGAGATTTTTGGTTGATTTAAATTGTGTCAATGTACTTGGGCTGCGTTGAGCTATCAATTTGCATACTCAGGGTATTAGGACCAATCCAGTATGTGTTTCAAAAGCAGGATTTGAGTCGAATGGTCTTAGTGTAAAGTGGAAACTATCTCTAGGTAGGAAATGTATAAGCAGGATCTATCTAATGAATTTATATAATGAAATGAATAAAAACTAAGCTTATTGTGTTATATGTTTACAAAAATATTACATTTGATACAGTTTATATATAGTTTGTTTTGATAATGTGAAATGTGAGTAATCTGCCGAAATTCCACATTATGGTTTTTTACTGTTTTACATAATTCTTTCAGGAAAACATAATTAGTGAATAAAGTTTATAGATCTGGCTCTTAATGATTCATGTGAGTTAGATTGATTTTTTTGACTTTCTAAGAAAGGTAGCTTGGCTTTTCTCTTGAAAATTGTCCAGCTTTTAATGGCGCTTTATCAAAAAAAATGAAATAAGTCTAAGAGTGAGATTATGCTTACTTATTAGAATGAAAATAATAATTAGGCTGAAGAATTTATGGTCCAAAGAGTATCACGAAAAGATTTGACATATAATTATTTGAACAATTTTTAACAAAAACCAACAAAAAGATGGAAGAACTAATAGGAGTAATCAAAATTTTTGCAGGGAATTTTGCCCCAAGAGGCTATATGTTGTGTGAAGGCCAATTATTGCCCATAGCTCAATATAGTGCCTTGTTTTCTATTTTAGGAACAACTTATGGAGGCGATGGTAGGACCACTTTTGCATTACCCGATTTAAGAGGAAGAGCGCCAATAGGAACAGGATATGGGCCAGGACTTTCCGATAGAAGGTTAGGCGCAAAAGGCGGGTCAGAGACCACTACATTGAATGTGACCAACATTCCTTCTCACAACCATAGCGTGATTTCCCATGTAAAAGCCAGTAGTCAAAATGCAACTGAACAAGTGCCTGGTACCAATGGAGCAAACACCTTGGCTGCACCAATGGCAGGCGGAAGGGCTGCCCAAGGTTATAATAACCAGTCCCCTGATGTTGATTTAAATGTGTCTGGTGGTACTCCGCCATTGACAAGCAATACGGGAGGGAACATTCCCTTCAATAACATGCAGCCTTTTTTGGCCATTAATTACATCATATGTGTTCAAGGTATTTTTCCTTCTAGAAGCTAAAAGGTAAAGGGAAGCAACTAGGTACTGACCAGGTAGGGGCATTTACGCTCCTACCTTCACCTGTTTGCTTTGGCCTCCTATGGCTACCTCCTCTAATCCAATTCCATCTAGAAAACTACTACTACCTCTCCACGCAATTATTCAAACCGGGAAAAAGAACTTATGAAAAATTATTACTCTACTATTTTGACCAAAGGCTTCCTCTTCTTGGTCGTCGGATTGCTCAATCTCTTCCATGTCTATGGACAGAGTTTTACGGAGACGTTTGATGATGATCCTGGATTTTCCTCATCTAGCAATGATTTTACCAATGATGGCATTAGATTTCAAATTAGTGGTACTATGCCAAGTTACACTAATCAGACATCTAATAGTACGTTTTCTTTATCTGAGGGAGGAGGGAGCGATTATGCTCTTCAATTTGATGTCAATTCATCAACTGGAATCAATGAAATTATCATAAGTCTAGTTTCAGGGGGTAATTTTAGCCTAAACTCTTTGTCCTTTGATATTTTAGCTGATGCAAACATCATTTTTTCTACTGGCTCTGGAGGAAATGTGAGCTTCGTTTCAAATAATAGCTACGTTCTTAATCGAAACTATGACTTCTCATCTGAGACAGGCTTTGATAACATCTCAAGCTTTACTATTTCAGGAGGAAACATGGTTGTAGATTTAGATGATTTATCGTACACTATTAGTAGCTCGGGCAATGTTGATCCTACTATCACCGGCTTACCCACTGATATCACAGTTGGGGAAGATGCTGTATCTGATGTGTTTGATATTTCTGCGGCTACCATTAGTGATCCAGATGCGGGCAGTGGAGAACTCACGCTGACGCTTGAGGCTACAGGAGGTATATTCGATATTGCCAATGATCCAGGGATTGTATGGACGGGAAATCTTACCCGTGTATTTACCGCAACTGGTAACCTGACCAATCTTAATAATTACATCAATTCACCCACTAATATTTATTTCCGGCCTGATTCAGAACTCAATGGGAATAATGCCGCAAGCGTTAAAGTCTACATCAGCGATAATGGCAATACGGGCTCAGGTGGTGGAAGTAAACTATTAATGGGAACGGTAAATGTGGACATTACAGCGGTAAATGATCCGCCTAGTATTTCAATTCCTGCTTCTTTGACCGTGGATGAAGACGTCAGTACTGCATTGACAGGAATTAGTTTTTCGGATGTGGATGCAGGTTCCGGAAATGTCACAGCACAAATGAGTGTAGGGGCAGGAAGCCTTTTTGCCTTATCAGGGGGAGGTGTGACTACTTCAGGCAATGGATCTACTTCTATCTCACTGACAGGTACCATCGCTAATATCAACGCTTATATAGCAGGATCCAATGTGAAATTTCAGAACCAGTTTGGGAATTTGGCCAATCAAACACTTTCGGTTGCCATCAATGATAATGGCAACACCGGAAGCGGAGGAAGCATGAGTGATACAGGATCTATGACGATTACTATTACGGCAGGAAACGCATCGCCTACCGCTGCCGGATTTGTCGCGACCAATGGCCCTTACGAGAACCTGACCTATACTTTTTCAACTTCGGATTTTGGGTATACAGATGGTGATGGAGATGCCTTGGACCATGTCTTAATAGAATCCATTCCAGCTGCTGGGACGCTTTATGTGGATGCGGATAATAATGATATCTATGATGGAGGAGAAGCAGTGAGCGTAAACGACCAAATCAGCAAGGCCAATTTGGATGTAGGTAATTTACAGTATATCCAAAATGGCAGTACCAATTCCTCTTTTCAGTTTGAGGTCAATGATGGAACAGAAAATAGTACAGGAAATTACGTGGCTACACTGAATGTGAACCCTGTTCCTACTGTGACTTTAGCCATTACGCCTAGCACTAAAACTGAATCAAATACTACTCCAAGTGAAATAAAAGCAACCCTTTCCAATACCTATGGAATTAATACAGCTGTTGGCTTGAGTTTTAGCGGTACAGCTACAGGTTCCGGTGTTGATTATTCCACTAGTGGCACATCAATTACCATTACACCTGGAAATACCACAGGTACAATCAATGTGACCAATGTACCTGATGCACTGTACGAAGGCAATGAGACAGTAATCATTGACATTGCTTCGGTTAGTGGAGGAACTGAATCTGGAACCCAGCAGGTTACTTATACTATCGTAGATGATGATACTCCACCTAATGCTTCATTAGAAATTTTGAATATTTATAATCCTATTACCGATGAAAGTGGTGGACAGGCTTATGTCCGAGGTAAAATAGATGTAGTGGCAGGAACTACTATTACTATTCCTTTGAATTTTTCAGGTACTGCTTCAGGGGGAGGTACGGATTATTCCATTACTGGGTCTACCATTACACTTTCTCCCGGAGAAATCAGGGATAGTATTCGGGTAACTTCAATATTCGATGGTGTTGAGGAAGGGGATGAAACCATCATCATAGATATGGAAACTCCTACCAATGCTGTTGAAGATGGGGCACAACAAGTTACATTGACCATTAAAGATGAGGATATCACACCGCCTAGCGGATATTCGGTAATCATCGATCAGAGTGGAATCAATAATGCTAATGAATCTGCCGTAAGTTTCACCTTTGCCGGTGCGGAAGTTGGTGCTACCTATAATTATAACATCTCCAGTTCTGGGGGAGGTACAAATGTGACAGGTATGGGAACAATATCCACAGCTACTGACCAAATTACCGAAATTGACCTAAGTGGCCTTGGAGATGGAACCATTACTTTATCAGTTACTCTGACGGATACTTTTGGAAGTACGGGAACAACCGCTACGGACACGGAAACAAAGGATACTTCAGCCCCTTCAGGTTATACTGTTGGTATAGATCAAAGTGGGATTACTACTTCGAATCAGTCCACAGCCAGCTTCACCTTTGCAGGAGCTGAGGTCGGTTCGACGTACAATTATACCTTATCAAGTTCAGGAGGGGGGACTAATGTGACGGGAACTGGTACCATTGCAACAGCAACGGATCAAATAAGCGGAATTGATTTGATCGGCCTTGGAGATGGAACCATTACTTTATCGGTAATATTAACGGATACTTTTGGTAATGCAGGTAATGCTGCAACTGATACGGAGACAAAAGATACTACTGCACCATCAGCTTATACCGTTAGTATAGATCAAAGCTCTATTAATAATGGAAATCAATCATCTGTCAGCTTTACCTTCGCTGGGGCTGAAGTAGGAACAACCTATAATTATACTATTTCCAGTTCAGGAGGAGGGACCAATGTGAGCGGTTCCGGGACCATCGCAACAGCCACGGATCAAATAAGTGGAATTGATTTAAGTGGTCTTGGAGATGGAACCATTACTTTATCAGTAAACTTAACCGATATATTTAGCAACACCGGAAGTCCAGAATCGGATACCGAAACCAAAGATGCCACGGCCCCATCTGGGTACAGTGTCCAGATTGACCAAAGCCCGATAAATTCTTCCAATCAAACAGTCACAAGCTTTACTTTTGGCGGAGCAGAAATTGGATCAACCTATAATTATACTTTCTCCAGCTCTGGTAGTGGAACCAATGTGACAGGTTCAGGGAGTATCGTAACAGCCACGGATCAAATAAATGGAATTGATTTGAGTGGACTTGGTGACGGAACCATTACTTTATCGGTAATCCTGACCGATACCTTTGGTAATGCAGGAAGTGCG harbors:
- a CDS encoding endonuclease/exonuclease/phosphatase family protein, whose amino-acid sequence is MNRFKGRFGLLFNTWIGIILLLFQMPLQAQHIKVMSYNIHHGADRNEVLTYREIGRFIKSSGVDIVGLQEVDSICNRSGNSDQMKVLAEITGKKSVFGRHFAFDGGAYGLGILSKYPLEDIRNDRITSIRANGEKASLALLSAKVLLPGGKAVRFATVHFALDQATRLVQAKEVIEYLGEDIPVILTGDLNAEPETKEIGLLNQYFELSQGNDAYTFPEKDPVKKIDYILVSKGKVSKTMKSVVVTGNTLSDHLPIISEIILD
- a CDS encoding phage tail protein codes for the protein MEELIGVIKIFAGNFAPRGYMLCEGQLLPIAQYSALFSILGTTYGGDGRTTFALPDLRGRAPIGTGYGPGLSDRRLGAKGGSETTTLNVTNIPSHNHSVISHVKASSQNATEQVPGTNGANTLAAPMAGGRAAQGYNNQSPDVDLNVSGGTPPLTSNTGGNIPFNNMQPFLAINYIICVQGIFPSRS